From Mytilus galloprovincialis chromosome 9, xbMytGall1.hap1.1, whole genome shotgun sequence, the proteins below share one genomic window:
- the LOC143044913 gene encoding uncharacterized protein LOC143044913 isoform X1 produces the protein MENIVRKTETLMDENRKFTSNSDTCVYGDNRQSQSNILSHGSTVQADNSIANNCMCDIDEEKVSEVDQIEKSELRRENKGANADSYSDFEVSGLVFNSVVAAAVTTPTTTTNDAARIHVQRPPSKSQTFPIQNTDFGTVLSTLTSLTYEKATKIEQSAQNKTQCNVNILKKSKTSASDFTPYSFDRNPTPYPLTRTLTPYPFTRTPTPEKKRKRVFTVPVLPTMGPSTKLLNLALGVRKRNSTLIQTSVPSICSVCTVYPHTISQNSASKISTASLSTETQSSTHSNAQNSTQSDTQHSTQSGAQNLTQFDAQNSTQYLLLPSKDQNTAQNICTVKSPSKTEKIERISTVQSHARMQKLSPKAKHQITAIKTKKYRKISTVKSRAKVQKSDPIICTVYPPTKYTSSAFRVSRNCYSTKPTMSWDKVSISTPVSVELVQDTASTKSESSESTRSESSVPTRSSESITSASSESTSSIKSESTASTRSESTESTRIESTESTRMESTESTRIESTASTSPPFPLALFPNVAAAQNKSDGQISIWRNKSFNTAANFARISTVQSRAKVQGPKGNHPIISTKTKKSGKISTVKSCAKVHKSNPVIYTVYPPSKYTRSAHKISKNSYITKPTMSWDKVPIITPVSEVLVQDTASTSFESSESARIESTASTSPPFPLALFPHVSAAQNKRDGHISNWRNESLNTASNFAPYPVLVSDNLSITGTTVNSTSGQKKIKSPSTKQQITGNLAAAEENRLDDIGVHPFASDDNKVKRLKRKIIEHDWKLNEILQTRNKRRKEALKKCFKKSGEELLDNSFSDSVHCTSSQVDAENVSVSAENQMQTVVSSRKQLKTVDSTQKQLKKVVSAHLISIGDCCVKAFTNIIEKDSTQSHKTEIKVEPLDKEYLQTETSQPEVVIENVEGTDYCQLYNDNKGQSIPHTKSCSFSEEHLLIQSKIKEESVPIEKNSMKFENISYENKDSEPFNTCSRLFNSSETGSCPSDDDICPTVDIICPSDNDICPSDDHICQLDNDICPSVKDICYSDTIKNTDRALPVKKYSFCKGCQEKGNSSTVVPKESSEQCSSLVKKQLLQLIDLKVVNNKLILYGSETSPQLSDNKQKQSMQDIYVVKVKQKPSAGTEKDVKQNLEPTLNITVSTEKEETPMDTDEHGQQISEHLNINLSPVKCVTKEWIFKSIV, from the exons atggagaATATTGTTAGAAAAACAGAAACATTGATGgatgaaaatagaaaatttacgtcaaacagcGATACATGTGTGTATGGAGATAACCGGCAGTCACAGTCAAACATACTTAGTCATGGCTCAACTGTTCAGGCAGATAATTCAATAGCAAATAACTGTATGTGTGATATTGATGAAGAAAAAGTGTCAGAAGTTGATCAAATTGAAAAATCTGAACTAAGAAGAGAAAACAAAGGGGCAAATGCTGATTCATATTCTGACTTTGAAGTATCAGGGTTAGTGTTCAATTCTGTTGTTGCTGCTGCTGTTACAACACCTACCACCACAACCAATGATGCAGCCAGGATACATGTGCAGAGACCTCCATCTAAGTCACAGACTTTTCCAATTCAGAATACAGATTTTGGAACAGTTTTGTCAACTCTAACTTCCTTAACTTATGAAAAAGCAACTAAAATTGAACAGTCAGCACAAAATAAAACTCAATGTAACGTAAATATATTAAAGAAGTCTAAGACTAGTGCATCAGATTTTACTCCATATTCTTTTGACAGGAATCCAACTCCGTATCCTTTGACCAGGACTCTAACTCCGTATCCTTTTACCAGGACTCCAActccagaaaaaaaaagaaaaagagtatTTACAGTACCGGTTCTACCTACAATGGGGCCATCTACCAAACTTCTAAATTTAGCTCTAGGTGTACGCAAAAGGAATTCAACTTTAATTCAGACTTCAGTTCCAAGTATCTGTAGTGTATGTACAGTGTATCCTCATACAATATCCCAGAATTCAGCTTCAAAAATATCTACAGCTAGTTTATCTACTGAAACCCAGAGTTCAACTCATTCTAATGCTCAAAATTCAACTCAATCTGATACCCAACACTCAACACAATCTGGTGCTCAGAATTTAACTCAATTTGATGCTCAAAACTCAACTCAATATCTTCTATTACCATCTAAAGATCAGAATACAGCTCAAAATATATGTACAGTAAAATCTCCTAGTAAAACAGAGAAGATTGAAAGAATATCTACAGTCCAATCTCATGCTAGAATGCAGAAATTGAGTCCAAAAGCAAAACATCAAATTACTGCTATCAAAACTAAGAAGTATCGTAAAATATCTACAGTGAAATCTCGTGCCAAAGTCCAGAAATCAGATCCAATTATATGTACAGTGTATCCTCCTACCAAATACACAAGTTCAGCCTTCAGAGTCTCTAGAAATTGTTATTCTACAAAACCTACTATGTCTTGGGACAAAGTATCAATTAGTACACCAGTATCGGTAGAATTAGTTCAGGATACTGCATCAACAAAGTCTGAGAGCTCAGAATCAACAAGGTCTGAGAGCTCAGTACCTACAAGGAGTTCTGAAAGCATAACATCAGCAAGTTCTGAGAGCACATCATCAATAAAGTCTGAAAGCACAGCATCAACAAGATCTGAGAGCACTGAATCAACAAGGATAGAAAGCACAGAATCAACAAGGATGGAAAGCACAGAATCAACAAGGATAGAAAGCACAGCATCTACATCTCCACCATTTCCATTGGCATTATTCCCTAATGTAGCTGCAGCACAGAACAAAAGCGATGGACAAATTTCAATTTGGAGAAATAAATCTTTTAACACAGCAGCAAACTTTGCTAGAATATCTACAGTGCAATCTCGTGCCAAAGTGCAGGGTCCAAAAGGGAATCATCCAATTATTTCTACCAAAACCAAGAAGTCAGGTAAAATATCTACTGTGAAATCTTGTGCCAAAGTTCATAAATCAAATCCAGTTATATATACAGTGTATCCTCCTTCCAAATACACACGTTCAGCTCACAAAATCTCTAAAAATAGTTATATTACAAAACCTACTATGTCTTGGGACAAAGTACCAATTATAACACCAGTATCAGAAGTATTAGTTCAGGATACTGCATCAACAAGCTTTGAGAGCTCAGAATCAGCAAGGATAGAAAGCACAGCATCTACATCTCCACCATTTCCATTGGCATTATTCCCTCATGTATCTGCAGCACAGAACAAAAGAGATGGACACATTTCAAATTGGAGAAATGAATCTTTGAACACAGCATCAAACTTTGCTCCTTATCCTGTCCTTGTTTCTGATAATTTAAGTATTACCGGTACTACTGTTAATTCAACCTCaggtcagaaaaaaattaaaagtccatCTACAAAACAGCAAATCACTGGAAATCTTGCTGCAGCTGAAGAAAACCGATTAGATGATATTGGTGTACACCCTTTTGCAAGTGATGATAATAAAGTTAAAAGACTGAAACGAAAGATTATAGAGCATGATTGGAAGTTAAATGAAATACTTCAAACAAGAAATAAAAGAAGGAAAGAggcattaaaaaaatgttttaaaaagtctGGTGAAGAATTACTTGACAATTCATTTTCTGATTCTGTCCATTGTACTTCTAGTCAAGTAGATGCTGAAAATGTCTCTGTGTCTGCAGAAAATCAGATGCAAACAGTGGTTTCTTCtcgaaaacaattaaaaacagtGGATTCtactcaaaaacaattaaaaaaagtggTTTCAGCTCATCTTATTTCCATTGGAGATTGTTGTGTGAAAGCTTTCacaaacattatagaaaaagattCTACCCAATCTCACAAGACTGAGATTAAAGTTGAGCCACTGGATAAAGAATATCTCCAGACTGAAACTTCTCAGCCAGAAGTTGTAATTGAAAATGTTGAGGGCACAGATTATTGCCAGTTATATAATGATAATAAAGGTCAATCCATACCACATACAAAATCTTGTTCATTTAGTGAGGAACATTTGTTAATACAAAGCAAGATCAAAGAAGAATCTGTACCAATTGagaaaaactcaatgaaatttgaaaatatttcatatgaaaataaagacTCAGAACCATTTAATACTTGTTCAAGATTATTTAATTCGTCTGAAACAGGATCTTGTCCATCAGATGATGATATTTGCCCAACTGTTGATATTATTTGCCCATCCGATAATGATATTTGCCCATCCGATGATCATATTTGCCAATTGGATAATGATATTTGCCCATCAGTTAAGGATATCTGCTATTCAGACACCATAAAAAACACTGACAGAGCTTTACCTgtgaaaaaatattcattttgtaaAGGCTGCCAAGAAAAAGGAAACAGTAGCACTGTGGTTCCAAAAGAATCTTCAGAACAATGCAGCAGTTTGGTAAAGAAACAGTTGCTACAGTTAATTGATTTGAAAGTAGTGAACAACAAGCTGATTTTGTATGGTAGTGAAACAAGCCCTCAGCTGTCAGATAACAAACAGAAGCAATCAATGCAGGATATTTATG TTGTTAAAGTTAAACAGAAACCTTCAGCTGGGACTGAAAAAGATGTCAAACAGAATCTAGAACCAACATTGAATATAACAGTATCAACAG AAAAAGAAGAAACTCCAATGGACACAGATGAACATGGACAACAGATTTCAGAGCATTTGAATATAAACTTGTCACCAG TCAAATGTGTAACAAAGGAGTGGATCTTTAAAAGCATTGTATAA
- the LOC143044913 gene encoding uncharacterized protein LOC143044913 isoform X2 — protein MENIVRKTETLMDENRKFTSNSDTCVYGDNRQSQSNILSHGSTVQADNSIANNCMCDIDEEKVSEVDQIEKSELRRENKGANADSYSDFEVSGLVFNSVVAAAVTTPTTTTNDAARIHVQRPPSKSQTFPIQNTDFGTVLSTLTSLTYEKATKIEQSAQNKTQCNVNILKKSKTSASDFTPYSFDRNPTPYPLTRTLTPYPFTRTPTPEKKRKRVFTVPVLPTMGPSTKLLNLALGVRKRNSTLIQTSVPSICSVCTVYPHTISQNSASKISTASLSTETQSSTHSNAQNSTQSDTQHSTQSGAQNLTQFDAQNSTQYLLLPSKDQNTAQNICTVKSPSKTEKIERISTVQSHARMQKLSPKAKHQITAIKTKKYRKISTVKSRAKVQKSDPIICTVYPPTKYTSSAFRVSRNCYSTKPTMSWDKVSISTPVSVELVQDTASTKSESSESTRSESSVPTRSSESITSASSESTSSIKSESTASTRSESTESTRIESTESTRMESTESTRIESTASTSPPFPLALFPNVAAAQNKSDGQISIWRNKSFNTAANFARISTVQSRAKVQGPKGNHPIISTKTKKSGKISTVKSCAKVHKSNPVIYTVYPPSKYTRSAHKISKNSYITKPTMSWDKVPIITPVSEVLVQDTASTSFESSESARIESTASTSPPFPLALFPHVSAAQNKRDGHISNWRNESLNTASNFAPYPVLVSDNLSITGTTVNSTSGQKKIKSPSTKQQITGNLAAAEENRLDDIGVHPFASDDNKVKRLKRKIIEHDWKLNEILQTRNKRRKEALKKCFKKSGEELLDNSFSDSVHCTSSQVDAENVSVSAENQMQTVVSSRKQLKTVDSTQKQLKKVVSAHLISIGDCCVKAFTNIIEKDSTQSHKTEIKVEPLDKEYLQTETSQPEVVIENVEGTDYCQLYNDNKGQSIPHTKSCSFSEEHLLIQSKIKEESVPIEKNSMKFENISYENKDSEPFNTCSRLFNSSETGSCPSDDDICPTVDIICPSDNDICPSDDHICQLDNDICPSVKDICYSDTIKNTDRALPVKKYSFCKGCQEKGNSSTVVPKESSEQCSSLVKKQLLQLIDLKVVNNKLILYGSETSPQLSDNKQKQSMQDIYVVKVKQKPSAGTEKDVKQNLEPTLNITVSTEKEETPMDTDEHGQQISEHLNINLSPAFFSQMCNKGVDL, from the exons atggagaATATTGTTAGAAAAACAGAAACATTGATGgatgaaaatagaaaatttacgtcaaacagcGATACATGTGTGTATGGAGATAACCGGCAGTCACAGTCAAACATACTTAGTCATGGCTCAACTGTTCAGGCAGATAATTCAATAGCAAATAACTGTATGTGTGATATTGATGAAGAAAAAGTGTCAGAAGTTGATCAAATTGAAAAATCTGAACTAAGAAGAGAAAACAAAGGGGCAAATGCTGATTCATATTCTGACTTTGAAGTATCAGGGTTAGTGTTCAATTCTGTTGTTGCTGCTGCTGTTACAACACCTACCACCACAACCAATGATGCAGCCAGGATACATGTGCAGAGACCTCCATCTAAGTCACAGACTTTTCCAATTCAGAATACAGATTTTGGAACAGTTTTGTCAACTCTAACTTCCTTAACTTATGAAAAAGCAACTAAAATTGAACAGTCAGCACAAAATAAAACTCAATGTAACGTAAATATATTAAAGAAGTCTAAGACTAGTGCATCAGATTTTACTCCATATTCTTTTGACAGGAATCCAACTCCGTATCCTTTGACCAGGACTCTAACTCCGTATCCTTTTACCAGGACTCCAActccagaaaaaaaaagaaaaagagtatTTACAGTACCGGTTCTACCTACAATGGGGCCATCTACCAAACTTCTAAATTTAGCTCTAGGTGTACGCAAAAGGAATTCAACTTTAATTCAGACTTCAGTTCCAAGTATCTGTAGTGTATGTACAGTGTATCCTCATACAATATCCCAGAATTCAGCTTCAAAAATATCTACAGCTAGTTTATCTACTGAAACCCAGAGTTCAACTCATTCTAATGCTCAAAATTCAACTCAATCTGATACCCAACACTCAACACAATCTGGTGCTCAGAATTTAACTCAATTTGATGCTCAAAACTCAACTCAATATCTTCTATTACCATCTAAAGATCAGAATACAGCTCAAAATATATGTACAGTAAAATCTCCTAGTAAAACAGAGAAGATTGAAAGAATATCTACAGTCCAATCTCATGCTAGAATGCAGAAATTGAGTCCAAAAGCAAAACATCAAATTACTGCTATCAAAACTAAGAAGTATCGTAAAATATCTACAGTGAAATCTCGTGCCAAAGTCCAGAAATCAGATCCAATTATATGTACAGTGTATCCTCCTACCAAATACACAAGTTCAGCCTTCAGAGTCTCTAGAAATTGTTATTCTACAAAACCTACTATGTCTTGGGACAAAGTATCAATTAGTACACCAGTATCGGTAGAATTAGTTCAGGATACTGCATCAACAAAGTCTGAGAGCTCAGAATCAACAAGGTCTGAGAGCTCAGTACCTACAAGGAGTTCTGAAAGCATAACATCAGCAAGTTCTGAGAGCACATCATCAATAAAGTCTGAAAGCACAGCATCAACAAGATCTGAGAGCACTGAATCAACAAGGATAGAAAGCACAGAATCAACAAGGATGGAAAGCACAGAATCAACAAGGATAGAAAGCACAGCATCTACATCTCCACCATTTCCATTGGCATTATTCCCTAATGTAGCTGCAGCACAGAACAAAAGCGATGGACAAATTTCAATTTGGAGAAATAAATCTTTTAACACAGCAGCAAACTTTGCTAGAATATCTACAGTGCAATCTCGTGCCAAAGTGCAGGGTCCAAAAGGGAATCATCCAATTATTTCTACCAAAACCAAGAAGTCAGGTAAAATATCTACTGTGAAATCTTGTGCCAAAGTTCATAAATCAAATCCAGTTATATATACAGTGTATCCTCCTTCCAAATACACACGTTCAGCTCACAAAATCTCTAAAAATAGTTATATTACAAAACCTACTATGTCTTGGGACAAAGTACCAATTATAACACCAGTATCAGAAGTATTAGTTCAGGATACTGCATCAACAAGCTTTGAGAGCTCAGAATCAGCAAGGATAGAAAGCACAGCATCTACATCTCCACCATTTCCATTGGCATTATTCCCTCATGTATCTGCAGCACAGAACAAAAGAGATGGACACATTTCAAATTGGAGAAATGAATCTTTGAACACAGCATCAAACTTTGCTCCTTATCCTGTCCTTGTTTCTGATAATTTAAGTATTACCGGTACTACTGTTAATTCAACCTCaggtcagaaaaaaattaaaagtccatCTACAAAACAGCAAATCACTGGAAATCTTGCTGCAGCTGAAGAAAACCGATTAGATGATATTGGTGTACACCCTTTTGCAAGTGATGATAATAAAGTTAAAAGACTGAAACGAAAGATTATAGAGCATGATTGGAAGTTAAATGAAATACTTCAAACAAGAAATAAAAGAAGGAAAGAggcattaaaaaaatgttttaaaaagtctGGTGAAGAATTACTTGACAATTCATTTTCTGATTCTGTCCATTGTACTTCTAGTCAAGTAGATGCTGAAAATGTCTCTGTGTCTGCAGAAAATCAGATGCAAACAGTGGTTTCTTCtcgaaaacaattaaaaacagtGGATTCtactcaaaaacaattaaaaaaagtggTTTCAGCTCATCTTATTTCCATTGGAGATTGTTGTGTGAAAGCTTTCacaaacattatagaaaaagattCTACCCAATCTCACAAGACTGAGATTAAAGTTGAGCCACTGGATAAAGAATATCTCCAGACTGAAACTTCTCAGCCAGAAGTTGTAATTGAAAATGTTGAGGGCACAGATTATTGCCAGTTATATAATGATAATAAAGGTCAATCCATACCACATACAAAATCTTGTTCATTTAGTGAGGAACATTTGTTAATACAAAGCAAGATCAAAGAAGAATCTGTACCAATTGagaaaaactcaatgaaatttgaaaatatttcatatgaaaataaagacTCAGAACCATTTAATACTTGTTCAAGATTATTTAATTCGTCTGAAACAGGATCTTGTCCATCAGATGATGATATTTGCCCAACTGTTGATATTATTTGCCCATCCGATAATGATATTTGCCCATCCGATGATCATATTTGCCAATTGGATAATGATATTTGCCCATCAGTTAAGGATATCTGCTATTCAGACACCATAAAAAACACTGACAGAGCTTTACCTgtgaaaaaatattcattttgtaaAGGCTGCCAAGAAAAAGGAAACAGTAGCACTGTGGTTCCAAAAGAATCTTCAGAACAATGCAGCAGTTTGGTAAAGAAACAGTTGCTACAGTTAATTGATTTGAAAGTAGTGAACAACAAGCTGATTTTGTATGGTAGTGAAACAAGCCCTCAGCTGTCAGATAACAAACAGAAGCAATCAATGCAGGATATTTATG TTGTTAAAGTTAAACAGAAACCTTCAGCTGGGACTGAAAAAGATGTCAAACAGAATCTAGAACCAACATTGAATATAACAGTATCAACAG AAAAAGAAGAAACTCCAATGGACACAGATGAACATGGACAACAGATTTCAGAGCATTTGAATATAAACTTGTCACCAG CTTTTTTCAGTCAAATGTGTAACAAAGGAGTGGATCTTTAA